The following proteins are encoded in a genomic region of Cricetulus griseus strain 17A/GY chromosome 7, alternate assembly CriGri-PICRH-1.0, whole genome shotgun sequence:
- the Asgr2 gene encoding asialoglycoprotein receptor 2 isoform X2, with protein sequence MEKDFQDIQHLDSEENDYQPSGDEEQGTHGQSPRTENPFWKGQPPSQPFTQSLGFRLYLNLLALAFNVLLLVVICVISSQSMQLQKEFLTLKESFSNFSSSTLMEFGALDSHRGSRDDTLTSLRAKLEKKQQDLKADHSTLLLHLKHFPLDLQILTCQLEFHHSNGTECCPVNWLKHGGSCYWFSRVGLTWAEAAEYCQLENAHLLVINSWDEQKFVVEHTGSFHTWIGLTDRDGSWKWVDGTEYTSNFKNWGFSQPDNWQGHEQGGSEDCAEILSDGHWNDNFCQQVNRWACEKRRNITH encoded by the exons ATGGAGAAGGATTTTCAAGACATTCAGCATCTGGACTCTGAGGAAAACGACTATCAGCCCAGTGGCGATGAGGAACAAGGCACTCATGGGCAGAGTCCTAGGACAGAAAATCCATTTTGGAAAG GGCAACCTCCTTCCCAGCCCTTTACACAGAGCCTTGGCTTCAGGCTCTACCTCAATCTGCTGGCCCTGGCCTTCAATGTCCTGCTGCTGGTGGTCATCTGTGTGATTTCATCTCAAA GCATGCAGCTGCAAAAGGAGTTTTTGACCCTGAAAGAAAGTTTCAGCAACTTCTCCTCCAGCACCCTGATGGAGTTCGGGGCTCTGGATTCCCACA GAGGTAGCAGAGATGACACATTGACATCCTTGAGAGCCAAACTGGAGAAAAAGCAGCAGGACCTGAAAGCAG ATCACTCCACTTTGCTCCTGCACCTGAAGCACTTCCCACTGGACCTGCAAATCCTAACCTGTCAGCTGGAATTCCACCACAGCAATG gcacagAATGCTGTCCTGTTAACTGGCTGAAGCATGGGGGTAGCTGCTACTGGTTTTCTCGGGTTGGGCTGACCTGGGCTGAGGCTGCCGAGTACTGCCAGCTGGAGAATGCCCACCTGCTGGTTATCAACTCATGGGACGAGCAG AAATTCGTTGTGGAACACACGGGCTCATTTCACACTTGGATAGGTCTCACTGACAGAGATGGCTCCTGGAAATGGGTGGATGGAACCGAATACACAAGCAACTTCAA GAACTGGGGCTTCTCTCAGCCAGATAACTGGCAGGGCCATGAACAGGGCGGAAGTGAAGACTGTGCTGAAATCTTGTCAGATGGGCACTGGAATGACAACTTCTGCCAGCAGGTGAACCGCTGGGCCTGTGAAAAGAGGCGCAATATCACCCACTAG
- the LOC100763454 gene encoding C-type lectin domain family 10 member A-like isoform X1 — protein sequence MTYENFQNLGSEEKNQEAGKAAPPKSFLWDIFSWTRLLLFSLGLGLLLLVVVSVIGSQNSQLRRDLGTLRAALDNITSNTKDELQALISRGDSLQEKINSLKVEVDDHRQELLAGRGLSQNISSLESTVEKKEQQFKTGLSEITERVQELGKDLKALSCQLASLKNNGSAMACCPLHWVEHEGSCYWFSQSGKSWPDADKYCQLENAHLVVVNSMAEQKFIDDHKGSVPTWMGLTDQNGPWRWVDGTDFDNGFKNWKPLQPDNWHGHGLGGGEDCAHFSYDDGRWNDDVCQRVYRWICEIELSKGS from the exons ATGACGTATGAAAACTTCCAGAACTTGGGGAGTGAGGAGAAAAACCAGGAGGCTGGAAAAg CAGCTCCCCCCAAGTCCTTCCTGTGGGATATCTTCTCTTGGACCCgcctcctcctgttctccctgGGCCTCGGCCTCCTGCTGCTGGTGGTTGTCTCCGTGATTGGATCCCAAA ATTCCCAGTTAAGGAGGGACCTAGGCACCCTGAGAGCCGCTTTAGACAACATCACCTCCAACACAAAGGATGAACTGCAGGCCCTGATCTCCAGGG GTGACAGCTTGCAAGAGAAGATTAACTCTCTGAAAGTGGAGGTAGATGACCACAGGCAAGAACTGCTGGCAG GACGAGGCTTGAGCCAGAACATTTCTTCTCTGGAGAGCacagtggagaaaaaggaacagcaATTCAAAACAG GTCTATCTGAAATAACGGAGCGTGTCCAAGAGCTGGGGAAGGACCTGAAGGCCCTGTCATGCCAGCTGGCCAGCCTCAAGAACAATG GCTCTGCAATGGCCTGCTGCCCTCTTCACTGGGTGGAGCATGAAGGCAGCTGCTACTGGTTCTCTCAATCTGGGAAGTCATGGCCTGATGCTGACAAATACTGTCAGCTGGAGAATGCTCACCTGGTGGTGGTCAACTCCATGGCGGAGCAG aaATTTATTGATGATCACAAGGGCTCTGTGCCCACCTGGATGGGCCTAACAGACCAAAATGGACCCTGGAGATGGGTGGATGGGACTGACTTTGACAACGGATTCAA GAATTGGAAGCCACTGCAGCCGGATAACTGGCATGGCCATGGGCTGGGAGGAGGTGAGGATTGTGCCCACTTCTCTTATGATGACGGCCGTTGGAATGATGATGTCTGCCAGAGGGTTTACCGCTGGATTTGTGAAATAGAGCTGAGCAAAGGCAGCTGA
- the LOC100763454 gene encoding C-type lectin domain family 10 member A-like isoform X2, protein MTYENFQNLGSEEKNQEAGKAPPKSFLWDIFSWTRLLLFSLGLGLLLLVVVSVIGSQNSQLRRDLGTLRAALDNITSNTKDELQALISRGDSLQEKINSLKVEVDDHRQELLAGRGLSQNISSLESTVEKKEQQFKTGLSEITERVQELGKDLKALSCQLASLKNNGSAMACCPLHWVEHEGSCYWFSQSGKSWPDADKYCQLENAHLVVVNSMAEQKFIDDHKGSVPTWMGLTDQNGPWRWVDGTDFDNGFKNWKPLQPDNWHGHGLGGGEDCAHFSYDDGRWNDDVCQRVYRWICEIELSKGS, encoded by the exons ATGACGTATGAAAACTTCCAGAACTTGGGGAGTGAGGAGAAAAACCAGGAGGCTGGAAAAg CTCCCCCCAAGTCCTTCCTGTGGGATATCTTCTCTTGGACCCgcctcctcctgttctccctgGGCCTCGGCCTCCTGCTGCTGGTGGTTGTCTCCGTGATTGGATCCCAAA ATTCCCAGTTAAGGAGGGACCTAGGCACCCTGAGAGCCGCTTTAGACAACATCACCTCCAACACAAAGGATGAACTGCAGGCCCTGATCTCCAGGG GTGACAGCTTGCAAGAGAAGATTAACTCTCTGAAAGTGGAGGTAGATGACCACAGGCAAGAACTGCTGGCAG GACGAGGCTTGAGCCAGAACATTTCTTCTCTGGAGAGCacagtggagaaaaaggaacagcaATTCAAAACAG GTCTATCTGAAATAACGGAGCGTGTCCAAGAGCTGGGGAAGGACCTGAAGGCCCTGTCATGCCAGCTGGCCAGCCTCAAGAACAATG GCTCTGCAATGGCCTGCTGCCCTCTTCACTGGGTGGAGCATGAAGGCAGCTGCTACTGGTTCTCTCAATCTGGGAAGTCATGGCCTGATGCTGACAAATACTGTCAGCTGGAGAATGCTCACCTGGTGGTGGTCAACTCCATGGCGGAGCAG aaATTTATTGATGATCACAAGGGCTCTGTGCCCACCTGGATGGGCCTAACAGACCAAAATGGACCCTGGAGATGGGTGGATGGGACTGACTTTGACAACGGATTCAA GAATTGGAAGCCACTGCAGCCGGATAACTGGCATGGCCATGGGCTGGGAGGAGGTGAGGATTGTGCCCACTTCTCTTATGATGACGGCCGTTGGAATGATGATGTCTGCCAGAGGGTTTACCGCTGGATTTGTGAAATAGAGCTGAGCAAAGGCAGCTGA